A region of Fibrobacter sp. UWR3 DNA encodes the following proteins:
- a CDS encoding class I SAM-dependent methyltransferase — MSIKEPDQSVWNRFWQRKNDMDKVYPSSPSVLNAIKKNFKLQGLKILEVGAGTGRDSAELAKLGADVYVLDFAENSLKIVDALRARENLYDNLKLVRGDAFKAPFPDCTFDLVFHQGLAEHFKDSLPLIKENYRILKHGGCCLCDVPQTVHPYTVIKHILIAMDKWFAGWEKQFTMGQLKKLMVDAGFKCEYAYGDWMRPNLFYRMLRELGFKLGVELPKYPLNGTAYQKAKDAILDALKSVPVMHYTQLSIGVIGRKP, encoded by the coding sequence ATGTCAATTAAAGAACCCGATCAATCTGTATGGAACCGTTTTTGGCAGCGTAAAAACGACATGGACAAGGTGTATCCCTCGTCTCCGTCGGTGCTGAATGCTATTAAGAAGAACTTTAAGCTCCAGGGGCTAAAAATCCTGGAGGTGGGTGCGGGTACGGGTCGAGACAGTGCGGAACTTGCGAAGCTGGGGGCGGATGTCTACGTTCTCGACTTTGCCGAAAACAGCCTCAAGATTGTCGATGCGCTCCGTGCGCGTGAAAACCTTTACGATAACTTGAAACTCGTCCGTGGCGATGCGTTCAAGGCGCCCTTCCCGGATTGCACTTTTGACTTGGTGTTCCATCAGGGTTTGGCGGAGCACTTCAAGGATTCGCTCCCGCTCATCAAGGAGAACTACCGCATCTTGAAGCATGGTGGGTGCTGCCTCTGCGATGTGCCGCAGACGGTTCACCCCTACACGGTCATCAAGCATATCTTGATTGCGATGGACAAGTGGTTCGCCGGCTGGGAAAAGCAGTTTACCATGGGACAGTTGAAAAAGCTCATGGTCGATGCCGGGTTCAAGTGCGAATATGCCTACGGCGACTGGATGCGCCCGAACCTGTTCTACCGCATGCTTCGCGAACTCGGGTTCAAGCTCGGGGTGGAACTCCCGAAGTACCCGCTCAACGGCACCGCGTACCAGAAGGCGAAGGATGCTATCCTTGATGCGCTGAAGTCTGTGCCGGTCATGCACTACACGCAGCTCTCTATTGGAGTCATTGGCCGCAAACCCTAA
- a CDS encoding RNA polymerase sigma factor RpoD/SigA, producing the protein MHIDSTDTTLKRYLEDIRRTAPLSREEEQILFQKAKEGDKIARKKLISANMRFVLKVAIQYRGCPIPLPDLVSEGAMGLVRAIESFEHTRGLKFISYGVWWIKAYITRAINEQGNLIRLPANQHLRVRKALHEQSRGKEINEEIRELIQIGQRGVSFDSPLKADSKATYAEVLPDTGASNPEADSEIQSVEMLARDLMEQLPEREAKVITGIFGINQEAPQTLREVGESMNISHERVRQLRDQALRRIRKYNSKEFLQEKKDAFLAAINK; encoded by the coding sequence ATGCATATAGATTCCACCGATACCACACTCAAGCGTTACCTTGAAGATATTAGAAGGACCGCTCCCCTTTCCCGTGAAGAAGAGCAGATTCTTTTCCAGAAAGCAAAAGAAGGTGACAAGATAGCCCGCAAGAAACTTATCTCCGCGAACATGCGTTTCGTGCTGAAGGTCGCCATCCAGTACCGCGGCTGCCCCATTCCGCTCCCGGACCTGGTGAGCGAAGGCGCCATGGGCCTCGTGCGCGCCATCGAGTCGTTCGAACACACCCGCGGTCTCAAGTTCATCAGTTACGGCGTGTGGTGGATCAAGGCTTACATTACCCGTGCCATCAACGAGCAGGGTAACCTCATCCGCCTGCCGGCAAACCAGCACCTTCGCGTGCGCAAGGCTTTGCACGAGCAGTCCCGCGGTAAGGAAATCAACGAAGAAATCCGTGAGCTCATTCAGATTGGCCAGCGCGGCGTTTCCTTCGATAGCCCGCTGAAGGCAGACTCCAAGGCGACGTACGCCGAAGTGTTGCCCGATACCGGCGCATCGAACCCGGAAGCCGATTCCGAAATCCAGAGCGTCGAAATGCTCGCTCGCGACTTGATGGAACAGCTGCCCGAACGCGAAGCAAAGGTCATCACCGGCATCTTCGGTATCAACCAGGAAGCCCCGCAGACGTTGCGTGAAGTCGGCGAGTCCATGAACATCTCGCACGAACGCGTACGCCAGCTGCGTGACCAGGCTCTGCGCCGCATCCGCAAGTACAACAGCAAGGAATTCCTGCAAGAAAAGAAGGACGCGTTCCTGGCCGCCATCAACAAATAA
- a CDS encoding lipid-A-disaccharide synthase: protein MQARPFVLFCAGEDSGDVLGETLVRPAVESGMNVLGVGGPRMQRAGLVPVGDYETLPVSGFGDVLPRVFRLKKIFSHLESLLREDSCVALVCIDYPGFNMKLCRRALALKKPVLYVAPPQVWAWKKHRARRLRGAKLAVLFNFERRVYESLGLGAEILEHPFLRAVGARAIGPNSRATSPNSRAIGPDARETRPNQDVVVLPGSRESQALRNLPFFMEVVSRVHALHPERNFVLVASRESLKMQFERAVAKLSPAGSVPAWLRIDVAPQEARERAAFYARHAAALCMPGSATLELALSGVPLVVADVLDPLTYFIGKHFVKTDYFALPNVLLGRSAYPEYFFTRGASRKKDSAERVAETLRNALENPPRSMVADLVKTFAASTSAESLMTEFLCEFVERDTH, encoded by the coding sequence ATGCAGGCCAGACCGTTCGTTCTCTTTTGCGCAGGTGAAGATTCCGGCGACGTACTGGGCGAAACCCTTGTCCGCCCCGCAGTAGAAAGCGGAATGAACGTTCTTGGAGTAGGTGGCCCGCGCATGCAGCGTGCGGGCCTTGTGCCGGTAGGGGACTACGAAACCTTGCCCGTATCGGGTTTCGGCGACGTGCTCCCGCGGGTCTTTCGCCTGAAGAAAATATTCTCGCATTTGGAATCGCTCCTGCGGGAAGATTCCTGCGTAGCGCTGGTCTGCATTGATTATCCCGGGTTCAACATGAAGTTGTGCCGCAGGGCACTCGCTTTAAAAAAGCCGGTTCTGTATGTGGCGCCCCCGCAGGTCTGGGCCTGGAAAAAGCACCGCGCCCGCCGCTTGAGGGGCGCGAAACTGGCGGTGCTCTTTAATTTTGAACGGCGTGTTTATGAATCCCTCGGGCTGGGTGCCGAGATTCTGGAGCACCCCTTCTTGCGGGCGGTGGGCGCGCGTGCAATCGGCCCGAATTCGCGTGCAACCAGCCCGAATTCGCGGGCAATCGGCCCGGACGCGCGCGAAACCCGCCCGAACCAAGACGTAGTCGTATTGCCCGGTAGCCGCGAGTCGCAGGCTCTCCGCAACTTGCCCTTCTTTATGGAGGTCGTATCGCGGGTACACGCGCTTCACCCCGAAAGGAACTTCGTGCTTGTCGCATCCCGCGAATCGCTCAAAATGCAGTTTGAACGAGCAGTGGCAAAATTGTCCCCTGCAGGGAGTGTCCCTGCCTGGTTGCGCATTGATGTTGCCCCGCAAGAAGCCCGCGAACGTGCCGCCTTTTACGCCCGCCATGCGGCTGCGCTCTGCATGCCGGGCTCTGCCACGCTGGAACTTGCGCTTTCGGGCGTACCGCTCGTAGTTGCCGATGTGCTTGACCCGCTCACGTATTTCATCGGGAAACATTTCGTGAAGACGGATTATTTTGCCCTACCGAACGTGCTGCTCGGGCGTTCCGCATATCCGGAATATTTTTTCACGCGGGGTGCATCCCGCAAAAAAGATAGTGCCGAACGTGTTGCGGAAACTCTCCGGAATGCACTCGAAAATCCGCCACGCTCGATGGTTGCAGACCTGGTAAAGACCTTCGCCGCTTCAACGAGCGCCGAATCGTTAATGACGGAATTTCTTTGCGAGTTCGTCGAGCGTGATACGCATTAG
- a CDS encoding IS256 family transposase — MTTNQTQKKDHPMERNIIKIDEAGLKDDLKTLIRGTVEDTLNAMLDEEAADLCNAEKHERSEGRRNYRSGHYHRKLLTGAGELDIAVPKLRLAPFETAIIERYRRRESSVEESLIEMYLAGVSVRRVEDVTELLWGSRVSASTVSNLSQKVYGKIEEWRNRPLSGEYPYVFVDGIYLKRSWGGEMTSVSVLVAIGVNGDGYREILGAAEGASESKECWKSFLLSLKKRGLKGVRLFTSDKHLGFLESASEVFPDVKWQRCTVHFFRNVFTKVPRNKFAAVAALLKATYAQEDREATLAKIKDVERKLREMKLNSAADMYAKGVGETLTYLEFPSQHWRNIRTNNILERLNREIRRRTRVVGCFPDGESALMLVCARLRHVASKEWGTKRYLNMKHLYEQEKENELKRELEKHGKKGNVA, encoded by the coding sequence ATAACCACAAATCAAACACAAAAAAAGGACCATCCTATGGAAAGAAATATAATCAAAATCGACGAAGCCGGCCTCAAGGACGACCTGAAAACGCTCATCCGTGGCACAGTCGAGGACACGCTCAACGCCATGCTAGACGAGGAGGCGGCAGACCTCTGCAATGCCGAGAAGCACGAACGCTCCGAAGGCCGCAGGAACTACCGCAGCGGCCACTACCACAGGAAACTCCTCACGGGCGCGGGAGAGCTCGACATCGCCGTACCAAAACTGCGCCTGGCCCCGTTCGAGACGGCCATCATAGAGCGCTACCGGCGCAGGGAATCGTCCGTGGAGGAATCGCTCATCGAGATGTACCTTGCGGGCGTATCCGTTCGCCGCGTAGAGGACGTCACCGAACTCCTGTGGGGCTCCCGCGTAAGCGCCTCAACGGTCAGCAACCTGAGCCAGAAGGTGTACGGCAAGATCGAGGAGTGGCGCAACAGACCACTCTCCGGCGAATACCCCTACGTGTTCGTGGACGGCATCTACCTGAAGCGCAGCTGGGGAGGCGAAATGACCAGCGTGTCGGTGCTTGTGGCCATAGGCGTGAACGGCGACGGCTACCGCGAAATCCTCGGTGCGGCGGAAGGTGCGAGCGAGAGCAAGGAATGCTGGAAATCGTTCCTGCTAAGCCTGAAGAAACGCGGCCTGAAGGGGGTGCGCCTGTTCACCTCGGACAAGCACCTGGGCTTCCTGGAATCCGCATCGGAGGTCTTCCCGGATGTCAAATGGCAGCGCTGTACGGTTCACTTCTTCAGGAACGTGTTCACGAAGGTGCCCCGCAACAAGTTCGCCGCAGTGGCCGCCCTCCTCAAGGCCACCTACGCCCAGGAGGACCGCGAGGCCACGCTAGCCAAGATCAAGGATGTTGAACGCAAGTTGCGCGAGATGAAACTGAACTCGGCCGCGGACATGTACGCGAAGGGAGTTGGCGAAACGCTGACGTACCTGGAGTTCCCCAGCCAGCACTGGCGCAATATCCGGACGAACAACATCCTCGAACGGCTGAATCGCGAGATACGCAGAAGGACTCGTGTTGTCGGCTGCTTCCCGGACGGGGAATCGGCCCTTATGCTTGTCTGCGCAAGGCTAAGGCATGTCGCTTCGAAGGAATGGGGCACCAAGAGGTACCTGAACATGAAACACCTATACGAGCAGGAAAAGGAAAACGAACTGAAACGTGAACTGGAAAAACACGGAAAGAAAGGAAATGTAGCCTAA
- the mutL gene encoding DNA mismatch repair endonuclease MutL, translated as MKTAEIHLLPDEIINKIAAGEVIERPASAVKELIENSIDAGATRIQVQIEEGGKKKILVVDNGKGMGKKDLDLCYLRHTTSKLYTADDLFHLQTNGFRGEAVASIAAISKMTISTSTEDGDGGRLILKGGQVESEEPYAAGHGTTFLIEDLFFNTPVRRSFLGSETSEGTKILDVIIKTAISHPEIRFDYKVGEKSVFIGVPGELRSRLAEAIGSGIAKSLLPVDYTEAGIHVTGYISPTTETKGKRHHQFLFMRNRPIENKMIGKAVSQAYEPYGAQCKPVTVLFLDMPDTEFDVNVHPAKREVRFANQNLVFLVVNHAIRDTFQKDLEANSPFIDLSGEFNTQSTNNVSATTPPSSAGDTQNLPDNSFAQPLYKPVAPNYKQGIQETRKATRYDVSDDVQDLFSQPEAGKIISLEPSEGNVPVPEPEPQPWKAPTLFQIADTYIAGEDAEGLLIIDQHAAHSRILYEKALNILQKGADLDCQELLFPELIEFSKIEKQIFASVDEQLRKLGFFVEPFGGDTFQIRAIPSALKLSRAVKAVHEFLDSCAESGDKGDASVVQDTLAKAWSKTNAYQAGDKLKPEEMAMLVGQLMATENPLKSPYGAPTLMRITLDELAKKFRH; from the coding sequence ATGAAAACCGCTGAAATACACCTTTTACCGGATGAAATAATCAATAAAATCGCTGCGGGCGAAGTTATTGAGCGTCCGGCGTCGGCTGTAAAGGAACTTATAGAGAATTCCATCGACGCAGGGGCCACCCGTATACAGGTGCAAATCGAAGAAGGCGGCAAAAAGAAGATTCTCGTTGTAGATAACGGCAAAGGCATGGGCAAGAAAGACCTTGACCTGTGCTACCTGAGGCACACGACTTCCAAACTGTATACGGCAGACGACCTGTTCCACCTGCAAACAAATGGATTCCGCGGGGAAGCCGTCGCATCAATTGCCGCCATCTCGAAAATGACCATTTCGACCTCTACCGAAGACGGCGACGGAGGAAGGCTTATACTCAAGGGCGGGCAAGTCGAAAGCGAAGAACCCTACGCCGCAGGCCATGGCACCACATTCCTTATCGAAGACCTGTTTTTCAATACGCCTGTGCGCCGGAGCTTCCTCGGGAGCGAAACCTCCGAGGGAACGAAGATTCTCGATGTAATCATAAAAACAGCCATCTCACACCCCGAGATTCGCTTCGATTACAAGGTGGGCGAAAAAAGCGTGTTCATAGGCGTTCCCGGTGAACTGCGTTCGAGACTCGCCGAAGCAATAGGCTCCGGGATAGCAAAGAGCCTATTGCCGGTCGACTATACCGAGGCGGGCATCCATGTTACGGGATACATCTCCCCCACGACCGAAACGAAGGGGAAACGTCACCACCAATTTTTGTTCATGCGAAACCGCCCGATTGAAAACAAGATGATAGGGAAAGCGGTCTCGCAGGCGTACGAGCCCTACGGGGCGCAGTGCAAGCCGGTAACGGTCTTGTTCCTCGACATGCCCGATACCGAATTCGACGTGAACGTCCACCCGGCAAAGCGCGAAGTGCGATTCGCGAACCAGAACCTCGTATTCCTGGTGGTGAACCACGCCATTCGCGATACGTTCCAGAAGGACCTGGAAGCAAATTCCCCGTTTATTGACCTAAGCGGAGAATTCAACACCCAAAGTACAAACAACGTAAGCGCAACCACGCCTCCCAGTTCGGCGGGCGATACACAAAATTTGCCGGACAATTCGTTCGCGCAACCCCTCTACAAGCCAGTCGCTCCGAATTACAAGCAAGGCATACAGGAGACCCGCAAGGCAACCCGCTACGATGTTTCGGATGACGTGCAGGACCTGTTCTCGCAACCCGAGGCGGGGAAAATCATTTCGCTAGAACCGAGTGAAGGGAACGTCCCCGTTCCAGAGCCGGAACCGCAACCGTGGAAGGCTCCTACCCTGTTCCAGATTGCGGACACCTACATTGCGGGCGAAGACGCGGAAGGCCTGCTGATTATAGACCAGCATGCGGCGCACTCGCGCATCTTGTACGAGAAGGCGCTTAATATTCTACAAAAGGGCGCAGACCTTGATTGCCAGGAACTGCTTTTCCCCGAACTGATTGAATTCAGCAAGATCGAAAAGCAAATCTTTGCCAGCGTCGACGAGCAATTGCGCAAGTTGGGATTCTTCGTAGAGCCCTTCGGCGGTGACACCTTCCAGATTCGAGCAATCCCGAGCGCACTCAAGTTATCTAGAGCCGTAAAGGCGGTTCACGAATTCCTGGACAGTTGCGCCGAAAGCGGCGACAAGGGCGACGCTTCGGTGGTACAGGATACGCTTGCGAAGGCCTGGTCCAAGACGAACGCGTACCAGGCGGGCGACAAACTCAAGCCCGAAGAAATGGCGATGCTTGTAGGCCAACTGATGGCGACCGAAAATCCGCTGAAGTCGCCTTACGGCGCTCCTACGCTAATGCGTATCACGCTCGACGAACTCGCAAAGAAATTCCGTCATTAA
- a CDS encoding lysylphosphatidylglycerol synthase transmembrane domain-containing protein: protein MALNPKIKSALVFALKLTVTLVPAYFVYRNIVGSPDWDSGDLYRLFSAKSVLPFVVALVCLAVSNFTACLQWKLLLERQGVHLGYARLLKLYYVGLFFNNFMPGNVGGDVKKVYDIRMQGGQDTVGAGLTATFFDRLFGLFFVTLFALAMGALFFVHDDAQRAFVWPSIWIFLGFCAMFAGLCSKRLGRIATNLMSRFLPKSVGERLVRMFERFRHFRSVKLWAQISALSFATQSLRILVHFFCGIAVGVELSVSWYFYYIPLVAIVSALPISIGGFGPRELLAQSLFARAGVASLESVVIQLLAYFVSLVLSLFGAFVFLLGGNANSAGCQDKQS from the coding sequence ATGGCGCTCAACCCTAAAATAAAGTCGGCGCTCGTTTTTGCGCTCAAGCTCACGGTGACGCTTGTCCCTGCGTACTTTGTGTACCGGAACATCGTCGGTTCGCCGGATTGGGACAGCGGTGACTTGTACCGGTTGTTCTCGGCCAAGAGCGTTCTGCCGTTCGTGGTGGCGCTGGTGTGCCTTGCGGTTTCGAACTTCACGGCGTGCCTGCAGTGGAAACTTTTGCTCGAACGTCAGGGCGTTCACCTGGGCTATGCCCGCCTGCTCAAGCTCTACTACGTGGGCTTGTTCTTTAACAATTTTATGCCGGGGAATGTTGGCGGCGACGTGAAAAAGGTCTACGATATCCGCATGCAGGGTGGGCAAGATACGGTAGGCGCGGGCCTTACGGCGACATTCTTTGATAGGTTGTTCGGATTGTTCTTTGTGACGTTGTTCGCGCTTGCGATGGGGGCGCTGTTCTTTGTGCACGACGATGCGCAACGAGCCTTCGTGTGGCCGTCCATCTGGATTTTCCTCGGGTTCTGCGCCATGTTTGCGGGCCTTTGCAGCAAGCGGCTCGGGCGCATTGCGACCAACCTCATGTCGCGCTTTTTGCCCAAGAGCGTGGGTGAGAGGCTGGTGCGCATGTTCGAGAGGTTTCGGCATTTCCGTTCGGTAAAGCTTTGGGCGCAGATTTCGGCGTTGTCTTTTGCGACGCAGTCGCTTCGCATTCTGGTGCATTTCTTTTGCGGTATCGCCGTGGGCGTGGAACTTTCGGTTTCGTGGTATTTCTACTACATTCCGCTGGTAGCCATCGTGAGCGCTCTCCCGATATCGATTGGCGGGTTCGGCCCGCGTGAACTCCTGGCGCAGTCCCTGTTTGCCCGTGCCGGAGTGGCGAGTCTTGAATCGGTTGTTATCCAGTTGCTTGCATATTTCGTGAGCCTGGTCTTGAGTTTATTTGGCGCGTTCGTGTTCCTGTTGGGAGGAAACGCGAATAGTGCAGGCTGTCAGGACAAACAATCCTGA